In bacterium, a single window of DNA contains:
- a CDS encoding HAD-IIIA family hydrolase yields the protein MNHGACPAVFLDRDGVVNRAIVRAGRPHPPQSLAELEIPDDVPDALATLARAGFLLIGVTNQPDVARGAQRREVVEAINAALLARLPLTEMFVCYHDDRDGCECRKPRPGLLFQAAERYRISFAGSFMVGDRWKDVEAGRRAGCITVLLGSGWGEPSYGFPADHTTGTLRDAADWIVRQRAARAEEGAR from the coding sequence GTGAACCACGGGGCTTGTCCCGCCGTGTTCCTCGACCGCGACGGTGTGGTGAACCGCGCGATCGTGCGCGCGGGCCGTCCACATCCTCCGCAGAGCCTCGCGGAGCTCGAGATCCCCGACGACGTCCCGGACGCGCTCGCCACGCTTGCGCGCGCAGGGTTTCTTCTGATCGGCGTGACGAACCAGCCCGACGTCGCCCGAGGCGCACAACGCCGCGAGGTGGTCGAGGCGATCAACGCGGCGCTACTCGCGAGGTTGCCGTTGACGGAGATGTTCGTCTGCTATCACGACGATCGTGACGGGTGCGAGTGCCGCAAGCCGCGCCCCGGGCTCTTGTTCCAGGCGGCCGAGCGATATAGAATCAGTTTTGCCGGAAGCTTCATGGTCGGCGATCGGTGGAAGGACGTCGAGGCCGGTCGTCGCGCGGGATGCATTACGGTACTGCTCGGGTCCGGGTGGGGCGAGCCGTCGTACGGTTTCCCCGCTGATCACACCACGGGAACGCTGCGCGACGCCGCCGACTGGATCGTCCGGCAACGCGCGGCGCGAGCGGAGGAGGGAGCGCGATGA
- a CDS encoding SIS domain-containing protein — protein MSFTRHYLDETAKIVRQLDVAAIDRAVALLAETRAQGGRLFILGVGGSAANASHAVNDFRKIAEIEAYAPTDNVSELTARTNDEGWPTVFEAWLRTSRLQPRDLVLVFSVGGGDLEKNVSPNLVRALQYAKQIGARVVGIVGRTGGYTAQVANACVLIPTVSPDRVTPHAEAFQAVVWHLLVSHPDLKRATTKWESVR, from the coding sequence ATGAGCTTCACGCGGCATTATCTTGATGAGACGGCCAAGATCGTGCGGCAACTCGACGTCGCCGCGATCGACCGGGCCGTCGCCCTGCTGGCAGAGACGCGGGCGCAGGGGGGACGGCTGTTCATCCTCGGGGTCGGTGGGAGCGCCGCGAACGCGTCCCACGCCGTCAACGACTTCCGGAAGATCGCGGAGATCGAGGCCTACGCCCCGACGGACAACGTCTCTGAGCTGACGGCGAGGACCAACGACGAGGGGTGGCCGACGGTCTTCGAGGCGTGGCTCCGAACCAGCAGGCTGCAGCCCCGGGACCTGGTGCTTGTGTTCTCGGTTGGCGGAGGGGATCTCGAGAAGAACGTAAGTCCGAACCTCGTGCGGGCGCTCCAGTACGCGAAACAAATCGGCGCTCGCGTGGTCGGCATCGTCGGACGGACTGGCGGGTACACTGCGCAGGTGGCCAATGCGTGCGTCCTTATCCCTACGGTGAGTCCGGACCGCGTCACTCCCCACGCGGAGGCGTTTCAGGCGGTCGTTTGGCATCTGCTGGTGTCGCACCCGGATCTGAAGCGCGCGACCACGAAGTGGGAGTCCGTGCGGTGA
- a CDS encoding glycosyltransferase family 2 protein: MTVDASHAFVSVVVPVRNDARHIEGCVRRLLEQTYPHDHMEILVVDGMSDDGTREALERVQALPAPEIRVLDNPGRQRPAAMNIGIRAAQGEVIARVDARTILPRDYLERCVRALQESGADNVGGVQRAVASGTPQEAIGLAMSHPFGAGNAQFRLGKRSGFVDTVYLGCFRREVFERVGMFDEESPLLSEDSDINQRIREGGGRVYLDAGTVVGYYPRERLGELWRLYFRYGGARAGNLLKHGNLTSWRQVVPAAFVAMLVVLALLSIANRWALAGFGALVGLYLVCDAAVAASICVGSRKWALWPWLAAAFPSMHFAWAAGFFRRLCDRRAGRASWAWTER, encoded by the coding sequence ATGACCGTGGACGCGAGCCACGCGTTCGTGTCCGTCGTGGTGCCCGTCCGAAACGACGCGCGGCACATCGAAGGCTGTGTGCGGCGGTTGCTCGAGCAGACATATCCGCACGACCACATGGAGATTCTGGTTGTGGACGGGATGAGCGACGACGGAACGCGGGAGGCGCTCGAACGCGTGCAAGCGCTGCCGGCGCCGGAGATTCGCGTGCTCGACAACCCGGGACGGCAGCGACCGGCGGCGATGAACATCGGGATCCGCGCGGCGCAGGGCGAGGTGATCGCGCGTGTGGACGCCCGGACGATACTGCCGCGCGACTACCTCGAACGCTGCGTTCGAGCGCTGCAGGAGAGCGGTGCGGACAACGTTGGCGGGGTGCAGCGCGCCGTCGCGTCAGGCACCCCTCAGGAAGCGATCGGACTGGCGATGTCGCACCCCTTCGGCGCGGGCAACGCCCAGTTCCGGCTCGGTAAACGAAGCGGCTTCGTCGACACCGTGTACCTTGGCTGCTTCAGACGCGAGGTGTTCGAGCGGGTGGGGATGTTCGACGAGGAGTCGCCGCTCTTGAGCGAGGACTCCGATATCAACCAGCGGATCCGCGAAGGCGGAGGCCGCGTGTACCTGGATGCGGGGACGGTCGTCGGCTACTACCCTCGCGAACGCCTGGGGGAGCTCTGGCGGCTGTACTTCCGGTACGGCGGAGCCCGGGCCGGAAACCTGTTAAAGCACGGGAACCTGACCTCGTGGCGTCAAGTGGTGCCCGCGGCGTTTGTGGCGATGCTCGTGGTCCTCGCGCTGCTGTCGATTGCCAACCGGTGGGCGCTTGCCGGCTTCGGTGCGCTCGTTGGGCTGTATCTCGTGTGTGACGCGGCGGTCGCGGCGTCCATCTGCGTCGGATCACGAAAATGGGCGCTGTGGCCGTGGCTCGCGGCGGCGTTTCCCAGCATGCACTTCGCGTGGGCGGCCGGGTTCTTCAGGCGGCTGTGCGATCGACGCGCCGGCCGCGCATCGTGGGCGTGGACGGAGCGGTAA
- a CDS encoding glycosyltransferase family A protein, which translates to MERASSPLVSVIVPAYNAERFLERSLRSALTQTYRNLEIIVVDDGSSDRTAGIARGSGDPRVHYLSQPNRGQGPARNNGIRASTGAYVTLLDADDYYLPEKVGRQVAFLETRPDCGAVFCDALHFFSDAPHQFYGRRANIPDGDVFRALLRSSLVNPNTLMVRGDILRGGFFFCEDRYYPEEWDLCLRLMRAGVRFGYQPEDLVVVEIRENSNTTMDIQWILKRNALEMFERLFAQMSEEERTAFGADEVLRRCRANLAAAYLAKGDKRGFGRIVADALPGPRALLARAAVAAIPEPALRTLAIKIWRWRQRRSFSRRIRPAERTGAPGSAPSAARG; encoded by the coding sequence ATGGAAAGGGCCTCCTCACCGCTGGTGTCCGTGATCGTTCCCGCGTACAATGCCGAGCGGTTCCTCGAGCGTTCCCTGCGGAGCGCGCTCACCCAGACGTACCGGAATCTTGAGATCATCGTCGTCGACGACGGTTCCAGCGACCGTACCGCCGGGATCGCCCGCGGCTCCGGCGACCCGCGCGTGCACTACCTGTCGCAACCGAACCGGGGGCAGGGTCCGGCCCGCAACAACGGGATCCGTGCGAGCACCGGCGCGTACGTCACGCTGCTTGATGCCGACGACTACTACCTGCCCGAGAAGGTCGGTCGCCAGGTCGCGTTCCTCGAGACCCGCCCCGATTGCGGCGCCGTGTTCTGTGACGCGCTGCACTTCTTCAGCGACGCTCCGCACCAATTCTACGGCCGCCGAGCCAATATCCCGGACGGCGATGTGTTCCGCGCGCTACTTCGGTCCTCGCTCGTCAACCCGAATACGCTGATGGTCCGCGGGGACATCCTGCGCGGCGGGTTCTTCTTCTGTGAGGATCGTTACTATCCCGAGGAATGGGACCTGTGCCTGCGGCTGATGCGCGCCGGCGTGCGGTTCGGGTACCAACCGGAGGATCTGGTCGTCGTGGAGATCCGCGAGAACAGCAACACGACCATGGACATCCAATGGATCCTGAAGCGGAACGCGTTGGAGATGTTCGAGCGGCTGTTCGCGCAGATGAGCGAAGAAGAACGCACGGCGTTCGGCGCCGACGAGGTACTACGGCGGTGCCGGGCCAATTTGGCGGCGGCGTATCTCGCGAAAGGTGACAAGCGCGGGTTCGGGCGCATCGTTGCAGACGCGCTGCCAGGGCCGCGCGCGCTCTTGGCCCGCGCGGCCGTGGCAGCGATCCCGGAGCCGGCGCTCCGCACGTTGGCGATCAAGATCTGGCGGTGGCGTCAGCGCCGGTCGTTCTCGCGCCGGATCCGGCCCGCGGAGCGGACGGGCGCTCCGGGAAGCGCCCCGAGCGCGGCGCGCGGATGA
- a CDS encoding nucleotidyltransferase family protein has product MLLAAGLGTRLRPLTDRIPKCMVRVDGRPLLEHTLSWLRSYGVRDVVINLHHLPDVVRDYFGDGGAYGVRITYSYEAELLGTAGAVKRVASCFDGPFFVWYGDNLSTCRLDRLWEFHRARRGLGTVALFHREDPAHSGIVAVDDDGRIRRFVEKPRPGEIFSHWVNAGILVLEPGVLDEIPATGLVDFGRDVFPALLARGEALYGYRMSHDEGLWWIDRPQDLALLERIWPTVSRCPGDAAAHEG; this is encoded by the coding sequence ATGCTCCTAGCCGCAGGGCTCGGCACACGCCTGCGGCCGCTGACCGACCGGATCCCCAAGTGCATGGTCCGCGTGGACGGGCGCCCGTTGCTCGAGCACACCCTCTCGTGGCTGCGGTCGTACGGTGTTCGCGATGTCGTGATCAACCTGCACCATTTGCCGGACGTCGTGCGCGATTACTTCGGCGACGGAGGCGCCTACGGCGTGCGGATCACCTACTCGTACGAGGCGGAGCTGTTGGGCACTGCCGGCGCCGTCAAGCGCGTAGCGTCGTGTTTCGACGGTCCCTTTTTCGTCTGGTACGGCGACAACCTGAGCACGTGCCGGCTCGACCGTCTCTGGGAGTTCCACCGCGCGCGACGCGGGTTGGGTACGGTCGCGCTGTTTCACCGGGAGGATCCCGCGCACAGCGGCATCGTCGCGGTGGACGACGACGGGCGAATCCGCCGTTTCGTCGAGAAACCGCGGCCGGGCGAGATTTTCAGCCACTGGGTGAACGCAGGCATCCTGGTGCTCGAGCCAGGTGTGCTTGACGAGATCCCGGCGACCGGTCTCGTGGATTTCGGCCGGGACGTGTTTCCGGCGCTGCTCGCGCGTGGGGAAGCGCTGTACGGCTACCGGATGTCCCACGACGAGGGGCTCTGGTGGATCGACCGCCCCCAGGACCTCGCCCTGCTGGAGCGGATCTGGCCAACCGTGTCGCGTTGTCCCGGAGACGCGGCCGCACACGAAGGCTGA
- a CDS encoding Gfo/Idh/MocA family oxidoreductase: MSSVSSPARLRVAIVGCGVIGRRRAAIVRSAATGQVVVVADLDAARAGETARLLGCEATTSWRAAVRRADVDAVVVATTHDWLAPVAAEAARSGKHVLVEKPMARTPEEARTILDAAGPRGGGGPVIKVGFNHRHHPAVWQAHVLVRQGEIGVPCFIRCRYGHGGRPGYAVEWRADREKAGGGELLDQGIHAIDLCRWFLGEFAEGVGFVPTYFWTPPPVPPGTAPVEDNAFGLFRTSEGRVASVHASWTQWKNLFSFEVFGRDGYLIAEGLGRSYGPERLTLGRRRPESGPPDERHFEFPEEDISWAAEWAEFTSAIRERREPLASGYDGWQALRAAHALYESARTGAVVRLNAGDP; this comes from the coding sequence ATGTCCAGCGTGAGCTCGCCGGCCAGGCTTCGGGTGGCGATCGTGGGGTGTGGTGTAATCGGCCGGCGCCGCGCCGCCATCGTGCGGTCGGCCGCAACAGGGCAGGTGGTGGTCGTCGCAGACCTCGACGCCGCGCGCGCGGGGGAGACGGCACGCCTTCTCGGTTGTGAGGCGACGACGTCGTGGCGAGCCGCCGTGCGCCGGGCCGATGTCGACGCCGTGGTCGTCGCGACCACCCATGACTGGCTCGCCCCCGTGGCCGCGGAAGCGGCTCGATCCGGCAAGCACGTGCTGGTGGAGAAGCCGATGGCGCGCACCCCGGAGGAGGCCCGCACGATCCTCGATGCCGCCGGACCTCGAGGGGGCGGCGGGCCGGTGATCAAGGTCGGCTTCAATCATCGCCACCACCCCGCGGTGTGGCAGGCACACGTGCTGGTCCGACAGGGCGAAATCGGCGTGCCGTGTTTCATCAGATGCCGGTACGGCCACGGCGGACGGCCTGGCTACGCGGTCGAGTGGCGCGCCGATCGCGAGAAGGCAGGCGGGGGGGAACTGCTCGATCAGGGCATCCATGCGATCGATCTGTGCCGATGGTTCCTTGGCGAATTCGCTGAGGGCGTGGGGTTCGTTCCCACGTACTTCTGGACACCCCCACCGGTGCCGCCCGGGACGGCTCCCGTTGAGGACAACGCGTTCGGCCTGTTCCGCACGTCCGAGGGGCGCGTTGCGTCCGTGCATGCGAGCTGGACGCAGTGGAAGAATCTCTTCTCATTTGAGGTCTTCGGACGCGACGGCTACCTGATCGCGGAAGGGCTGGGCCGGAGCTACGGGCCGGAGCGGCTCACGCTCGGGCGCCGTCGTCCGGAATCTGGGCCGCCGGACGAGCGGCACTTCGAGTTCCCCGAAGAGGACATCTCGTGGGCTGCGGAGTGGGCCGAGTTCACCAGCGCGATTCGCGAGCGTCGCGAGCCGCTCGCGAGCGGCTACGACGGCTGGCAGGCGTTGCGCGCGGCCCACGCCCTCTACGAATCGGCGCGAACGGGCGCTGTGGTGCGGTTGAATGCGGGCGACCCCTGA